A single genomic interval of Longimicrobiales bacterium harbors:
- the lon gene encoding endopeptidase La: MAERFTLPVLPLRDTVVYPGVAVPISAGRPGTVEAVQEALDGDRRMFAVAQRENVDDAAPEYLYSVGTVVRIIQTHRVRGGVQLLVQGEGRARALSYEQEGQSMLNAVLLKMDTVEPRNSEDPAFQALDQELRDRAAELGTRRGVPAEALNQLIQGVEESGPFADLVAFYLELETSDKQGFLELLDDEERMRACLLAVERELARIDAQEDIQAKVQSELGERQREMLLREQLKAIQKELGEEEERDDIEEMQKRIEELELSEEQRSEVDRELRRLERTSPQSAEYQVIRTFLEWITELPWNQRSEEKIDLRLAEEILHDDHYGLEDVKDRVLEFLAVRKLAMDRSTEAAGDEEPDGAGDGGAGRGPILLFVGPPGVGKTSIAQSIARSLGRDYVRISLGGARDEADIRGHRRTYVGAMPGRIIQGMRSAKSKNPVFLLDEVDKLGQSYQGDPSSALLEVLDPAQNSTFVDHYLGIPFDLSEVLFVATANYLDRIPGPLLDRMERVDFAGYTEAEKLEIAKRYLLRRQRKENALTDAELKMKDKALLTIIQSYTREAGVRQLEREVGKFARKVARQIAGGKLKKINASPDDVAELLGRPRVHPERISDHDTRGVATGMFYTPMGGDIMFVEASVMPGEGGFVLTGQLGDVMKESARAALSYAKANAERLGIPEDSLQKVEVHIHVPAGAIPKDGPSAGITMATALVSAISGRKVRRDVSMTGELTLTGRVLPIGGVKEKVLGAVRAGIREIILPIDNEVDIEDIPADVQKHITFHLAETLDDVVAVALTGDMPAGAGRPATARKAKTKGAPARKKSAAGKASAKAAGKKKPARKKKAKAKKPATQKSMAAKKAAPKKKAK, from the coding sequence ATGGCTGAAAGATTCACGCTGCCGGTCCTGCCCCTTCGTGATACGGTCGTGTATCCTGGCGTCGCCGTGCCGATTTCGGCAGGGCGCCCGGGAACCGTCGAGGCCGTGCAGGAAGCGCTGGACGGCGACCGACGAATGTTTGCCGTAGCACAGCGAGAGAATGTCGACGACGCTGCGCCCGAGTACCTGTACTCGGTCGGGACCGTCGTTCGCATCATCCAGACCCATCGGGTCCGTGGTGGTGTGCAGCTGCTCGTGCAGGGAGAGGGTCGAGCCCGGGCGTTGTCGTACGAGCAGGAGGGCCAATCCATGCTCAATGCGGTGCTCCTCAAGATGGACACGGTGGAGCCCCGAAATTCAGAGGATCCGGCGTTTCAGGCACTGGATCAGGAGCTGCGCGACCGGGCTGCCGAACTCGGTACCCGTCGAGGTGTGCCAGCGGAGGCCCTGAATCAGCTTATTCAAGGCGTGGAGGAATCGGGTCCCTTTGCTGACCTCGTAGCGTTCTATCTTGAGCTTGAGACTTCGGACAAACAGGGATTTCTGGAGCTACTCGACGACGAAGAGCGCATGCGCGCCTGTCTCTTGGCGGTGGAGCGGGAGCTCGCGCGGATCGATGCACAGGAAGACATTCAGGCGAAGGTCCAGTCGGAGCTGGGCGAGCGACAGCGCGAAATGCTTCTGCGTGAGCAACTCAAGGCGATCCAGAAGGAGCTCGGAGAAGAGGAAGAACGCGACGACATCGAAGAGATGCAGAAGCGGATCGAGGAGCTCGAGCTCAGTGAGGAACAACGATCGGAGGTCGATCGTGAATTGCGTCGCCTCGAGCGTACCAGCCCTCAGTCGGCCGAGTATCAGGTCATTCGCACGTTTCTCGAGTGGATCACGGAGCTACCTTGGAACCAGCGAAGTGAGGAGAAGATCGATCTCCGTCTGGCCGAAGAGATCCTCCACGATGATCACTATGGGCTGGAGGACGTAAAGGATCGCGTGCTCGAGTTCCTGGCTGTGCGGAAGCTCGCGATGGATCGGTCTACTGAGGCTGCCGGTGATGAAGAGCCGGACGGCGCTGGCGACGGTGGTGCGGGTCGCGGGCCTATTCTGCTCTTCGTCGGACCTCCTGGGGTCGGAAAGACCTCGATTGCTCAGTCGATCGCGCGATCTCTTGGTCGTGATTACGTGCGGATTTCACTTGGTGGAGCCCGAGACGAGGCCGACATCCGAGGTCATCGGCGTACCTATGTGGGTGCGATGCCTGGACGGATCATCCAGGGGATGAGATCGGCCAAGAGCAAGAATCCGGTATTCCTGCTCGACGAGGTCGACAAGCTCGGTCAGTCGTATCAGGGTGACCCGAGTTCTGCTCTCCTAGAGGTGCTCGACCCCGCTCAGAACTCCACGTTCGTCGATCACTATCTCGGAATCCCGTTCGATCTTTCTGAGGTGCTCTTTGTCGCGACCGCGAACTATCTGGATCGTATTCCGGGCCCGCTTCTCGACCGTATGGAACGAGTCGACTTCGCCGGATACACCGAGGCCGAGAAGCTAGAGATCGCGAAGCGGTATCTGCTCCGTCGTCAGAGGAAGGAAAATGCCCTGACCGATGCCGAGCTGAAGATGAAAGACAAGGCCCTCCTCACGATCATCCAGAGTTACACGCGGGAGGCCGGCGTTCGGCAGCTAGAGCGTGAAGTTGGGAAATTTGCCCGCAAGGTCGCGCGCCAGATTGCGGGTGGAAAACTCAAGAAGATCAACGCGTCGCCCGATGACGTGGCGGAGCTTCTGGGGCGCCCGAGGGTGCATCCGGAGCGGATCTCGGATCACGACACACGTGGCGTGGCAACCGGCATGTTCTACACCCCGATGGGCGGGGACATCATGTTCGTCGAGGCTAGCGTCATGCCAGGCGAGGGTGGCTTCGTACTGACCGGGCAGCTTGGTGACGTCATGAAGGAGTCGGCACGTGCGGCCCTATCGTACGCGAAGGCCAACGCCGAGCGACTCGGCATCCCCGAAGATTCGTTACAGAAGGTCGAGGTTCACATTCACGTCCCGGCTGGGGCGATTCCGAAGGACGGTCCTTCGGCCGGAATCACTATGGCAACGGCACTGGTGTCGGCCATCTCTGGGCGGAAGGTCCGACGCGATGTGTCGATGACGGGCGAGCTGACATTGACTGGACGCGTGCTGCCTATTGGTGGAGTGAAGGAGAAGGTTCTGGGGGCCGTTCGGGCAGGGATTCGAGAAATCATTCTTCCGATCGACAACGAAGTAGATATTGAAGACATCCCAGCGGATGTTCAGAAGCACATCACGTTCCATCTGGCCGAGACGCTGGACGACGTGGTTGCTGTCGCTTTGACCGGAGACATGCCGGCAGGAGCCGGCCGCCCTGCGACGGCTCGAAAAGCGAAAACAAAGGGGGCACC